CCTCCCAGGCGGTTTCCCAAGGCCCCCAGGCAGGCCCAAACTCCACTGTGACCAGAGTGGATGTGGACCTCTCCCGGCCCTACAGGATGGTTTTTGCAGTCTCCAGTGAACTCGTACATGGAAATCCTAGGATTCCAGCTTAGCCCGAACATCCCTTTCACTTCAGCTTTTACCTCCTCTGCCAGAAAGGAAGCTGCCCAGGGAGTGACAGGGACACAGGAGCAGAGCTCTGAGCTACAGAAGAATACAGAGGGGAAGGCAAGAGTTGCAGGCACCAGCATAGAGTTAGGAGGCCCAGGCTGGGGGGCGAAGGTGGGGGGACTCGCCAACTCCCTAAGGTTGCTTCCAGATGGAGGACTCCACACGGGGTCAAGGTGTGGATGTGGAATGTATGGCCCAGCTGGCTGTGGGGAGAACCCAAGCCCACCTGCTTCATCTCAGGCCATTGGGGTCCACAATAGTGCCAACAGAGCCCCAGCCAGCCCCCCTCTACCTGCCAGTCAGCAGGTACATTAAGAGAGGTGAGAGGGCAGAGTCCCAGCACCTGCCCTCCTCCACCATCCCCTACTCTGGAACCAGAAAGTAAGCAAAGGTTTTGAACCCAATGGCCTCAAGCAACTGGCTGTGCCGATTTAACTTTTTTCAAACAGTAGTAGCTGGACACCATGTAGAACCCTCTGTGAGGGGCCTCATGGGACCTTATACGGACAAGCAAACTGGGAGTCCAGGCGTCTGAGACACAGATAAGATCACAGGAAATCATCAGAGGGGCCCAGGTCAAGCCTTGTGGTGTCCCGACCCTCTGTCCTGATCCAGGCCCCTCCTGGGTCTTGTCTTTAGAGCTGGGGACAGAGCAATAGGGTGTGAGGGCCACAAAAGTCTTGTCCTGGTGAGTttatataaaatctaaacaagtgaTAATGTATGTCCCATTCTAcatactaagaaaaataaagcaggagagGTGGGTATGGGTGAGTGAAGACTCTAGGAGTTTAAACGTGGAACTTAGCAAACACCACTGTAGACCCCTGGCGTTCTTGTTTCTGGCCAGCCACACCCTGCCCCCGGTGCTTTTGGGGGAGACTAACCCCCTCGACTAGATCAGGCATCTGATCCAGCCCCAGGCCCTCTgagcccctgcccccaaccttACCATCCAGATGAAACATTCATCCTGGAGGACAGAGCTGGGAATGGGGACTGCAGGCTTTGAAGGTACCTGAGACCTACCTGACCCTTCCCAGGGACCTCGGCTGTTACTCTTGCCCCAAAGGcccctgtgtccctctctgtccacCAGCATCCCAAAGCTGCCAGCCAAGAAAGGGTTGGCAAGGATCTGCACTCCACCCACCCCCGATTCCAGAGAAAGGAAGCCCCACACTCACAGGTGGtcaaaggagaagagagaccCTGAGAGGAACTGGGGAGCCTGgacctttccctcttcctcacactcccccctcccttccctgacaGCCACACTGTGGGTCCTGGGAAATGTGTCCTGGGTTTCTGAAACAGTCCAGCTCCAAGGTGGCCCAGGCAGGATGAGAGCCTGGGCCTACCCTCTTTGATCACAGGGTGGTGCCCCCACATGCTCAATCCACATCCCTTCCCTCTGGAAGGAGGGGGCTTGTGATGTCAGGCTATGTGGAATTAGATTCTGGTTTGGGCCATTCTGCCCATCATTCCATCTTCGTGATGACCACCTGTGCTCCCTAGAGAGGAGAGGATTAGGGGCTGGGGTGACAGATGTCCCTGGAGCACCTGCTCCCCCTACACACATAACAGGAGGCATAGGGACCAAAGAAGGACTCCCAGGGCCAgaggctaaaaataaaataacttttttcatCTGAGTGCAGGAAAGAGAGCAGAGATGCACATTAAGCAAGGTGGGTGGTGGGCAGGAGCTGAGGGGGTGGCCTATGCCTCCCACAGACTGAAGATGCTCCTTTCTGACATCTCTTGGGGCTCCCATGGGTGCCCAGCCAGCCCTGCCCGAATGGGCCTGTCTTAGGGAAGGAGTGTGATCCCCACTTGACTGGGGGGTAAGTAGAGGTCCTCTGAAGTCTCTTGGCCAGGCACAGAACCAGGAAGTGATGTGACATCCTGAACCAGGAAGTGATTCCCGGAAGTGATGTAACCAGGAATGTCTCCAGCTCCGGAGTCCACCCCCATCCAAGGCCCATCTAGCAGGTCCCCTTGTGCATGGTCACATCCCAGCGTGGGGGCCAGAGAAGACTCCCTGGCAGTCACCCTGGGTCACACAGTCCCTTCTGTACAGGGAAAACACATCCCTCTGTTTTCAGTAAAAAAACGTGGACAGGGACAAATATGCACCAAATGGCCTCCCCAGGAGTGACCACCACTTTCCATGCCAATCCCCAGTGACCCACACCTTTGTACACCAAGTGCCCTTTCTTCAGGTGGCCAGTGGACATGACCGACATCACTCCCATGAGATATGGTGAAGGTGAAGGGATCTGGGGAGGTGCAGTCAAGGCTCCCTGTCATTTGATGTTAATCAAAAGGAAATataacagttaattttttttccaatttatttattttcagaaaaacagtattcattttttttttcaccacacccagtgctccatgcaagccgtgccctccataatacccaccacctggtaccccaacctcccacccccccgacacttcaaacccctcagattgtttttcagagtccatagtctctcatggttcatctccccttccaatttacccaaaagcacatatcctccccaatgtccataaccctaccccccttctcccaacccccctccccccagcaacccacagtttgtttcgtgagattaagagtcacttatggtttgtctccctccctatcccatcttgtttcatggattcttctcctacccacttaagcccccatgttgcatcaccacttcctcatatcagggagatcatatgatatttgtctttctccgcttgacttatttcgctaagcatgatacgctctagttccatccatgttgtcgcaaatggcaagatttcgtttcttttgatggctgcatagtattccattgtgtatatataccacatcttctttatccattcatcttataacagttaattttatgtgtccacctgactgagccacaggaAGCCCAGGTATCTGGTTAAACTTGATTTCTGTGCgtttctgtgaaggtgtttctggaagagagaaGCATTTGCATCAGTAGAATGAGTAAAGCCAATGGCCCTCCCCACCGTGGGTGGCCATCATCCAATCCCTGGGCTGGCTAGAACAAAAAGGTGCAGGAAGGCtcgattctctctctacctgactgAGCAGGAAAGCTGATCTTTGCCTGCCGTCAGTGCTCctgttctcaggccttcagacccAACCCGGAATTCACACCATCGGCTCTCTGGTTCTTGGGCCTTGGAAATACACACTGGTTTTCCTGGCCTCCAGCATGCAGATAGCAGATCATGGGACCTCCCCCATAATTGCATGAGCCAACACCATATAGtagatctctttaaaataagtgTAAGATACATaatatctctgtctgtctcttgatATAGAGGTAGAATAGACACCGATATagatcctattggttctgtttccctgAAGAATGCTAATATAGAAAGGTTGTCCTGGGTGGGCCTGATATTATCAGGCGAGGTCTTTGAAACTGGGGCTAAAGGTGAGAGATGTGAAATGTCAGTTGATTCTGCCCTTGAAGCCACCTGCTTCCATGGGTTCTACAGATGAAAGGAAATGAGTTCTTCCACGTGAGCCTGGAAGAGGATCCCAACCTTGGACGAGACTGCAGCCCCAGCCTACACCTTGAACACAGCCTCATGAAGCCCTGACCAGAGGACCTAATAAGCTGTGACGCCTGGACTCCCTGACCAATGGGAACTGTGAGAAAATCCGAGTACATGATTTTAAGCCATGGTAATTGTGGTTCTTTGTGACACAACATAGATAACTAATATACTTCTTGTGTTCATTTGCTGGGGCTGCCCTTACGAGGTCccacaggctgggtggctcaaccaacagaaatttattttcttatatttgagACTAGAAATCCAAGAGCAAGGTGTTGGaggattggtttcttctgaggcctgcCTCCACAgcttgtcttctccctgtgtcttcacatggtcttccctgtACCTGTccattttccaaatttcctcttcttatgaggacaccaggCATATTGGATTGGGCATAGACATATGATTGAGTTTAGCTTAACTAAATGGAGCCCTGCATTTCTGTGTCCACCTGACTGAGCCACGGGAaggactctctgctcatcggagagcctgcttccccctctcgctctctgcctgcttctctgcctacttgtgatctctgtcaaataaataaaatatttattttttaaaagattttatttatttgacacacagatcacaagtagagagagaggcaggcagagagagagggggaagcaggctccccactgagcagagagcccgatgcagggctccatcccaggaccctgagatcatgacctgatccgaaggcagaggctttaacccactgagccacccaggcgcccccaaataaaatatttttaaaaataataaagaccttATTTCTGAATAGATACATTTTGATGTATTTGGGTTAGGACGTCAGTGGGTGAGTCTGGGGAGACACAACTTAGCCACACCATGGTGTGAAACAAATATGACAGGGTTGGTTGGCCACTGAGTTCTTGGTTGGGAACACCAGGAAACTGCCACCTATAAATTTTCACAATAAATTTTAAGGCAAACAAAAGTCCCTCTGGGACTAGGTAGAGAGCTTGCCAATGAGCAgcatggaggcagggagagacaagggttttttgtttttgtttttgttttttttttaagattttatttatttatttgacaggtcacaaggaggcagagaggcaggcagagagagaggaggaagcaggctccccattgagcagagagccagatgtgggactgatcccaggaccccgagaccatgacctgagccgaaggcagaggcttaatccactgagccacccaggcgcccctgggagacAAGTTTTGTCTGGGCTCCTGGCCTGATCCTGACACCTCAGTACCCCCCGCCTCCAAATATTAGAGGGGGATTCAGGAGTGGGGTCCCCGCATTCCAGCTGCAGCGAGGCCTGGAAAGGAGGTTTGGGGCAGGGCCCTGAGGTCTAGGCAGAAGTCAGCTTCAAACCCTGCATAGCTCCTCCTCATTCTTGCCTTCATAAGCCAACTCCTACCTGGCCTACAGAACCCTGGGGCTTCTATCCACTTCTCTGACTTCACCTCTTCCTCTTGCTCCCTTTGCCTGTGAAGCTCCTGGCTGCCCTCTCTTCCACTCAGGCTGCAGGACAGTTGTCACCTTCTCagaccttctccctccctccctccctccctcttccccccttcCCCATCCAAGCTCCATCACCCCAGACTGGTCTTTTCTTGTTTGTTGTGTGGCGTCTCCCTCCCAGACTCCTCCAGGGACAGACTGTGCTTGTTCTGCTCACTGCAGGTTTTCAATCCATGTTGATTAAACAACTAAACGACCCCCTCCCCGGCTTACCCAGGACGACGCAGGAGGAGAGGGACCCGAAGGtgggccgctcccgcccggcatCGCAGCACTGCCCTGGGTGTGGGCGCCCCCTGGTAGAGCATCCCTAGGCCACAGCCGGAAGGGCGGACGGCCCTAGCTGTGGTCCGACTCCACCGGCGGAGGGACAGAGCTGGCCAGCAGATGCTGTCCTTGGGTCCTGGTGGCGTGGAGGCAGGCCAGGAAAGGTCACGCGGCTGTCCTTGAGCCTGAGCGCGGACCTCCAGAGGGTCTTCTCCCCCACGGCCCCTTAGCCAAGGGACCCTGTGCAGTCCCCTCTGGGCCTGAAAGTCACAGGACAGGAAAACTTCCAGGCTGTCCCACAACATCACATGCACGCCCaggatgtgcacacacacgtgaacacacacacacgcgcgcgacTTGCCCAGGCCAAGGGACGGGGGCGCAGACTCTGAGAGACCCTgtagagacagagacagtcaGAGAAGCTGAGAAGCACAGCCAAGCTGGGTGCTGCGGTCAGAGACAGTGAGGAGGAGAGGACAGGAGACACCCAAGGAGGGGGCTGGAGACCCTCAGAGTCACCCAAGGAGGACGCTCGGTGCCCGCTGCTGTCCCATCCCCAGCTGGGGCCGGCCTCTGTTACCGTCTCCCCCCAACTGGCCCTGCCCACAAGGGTGTCCTGTCAGGGCCTCTGGTGccttgagttcaaatcccagctagGCCACTTACTTGCAGCGTGAGCTTGGAGACGTCTGGGCGGCTCTGGAGGCGGGAAAATATGCGGGGGACGGCTTCTcgcctggagcctccagaaggaacggGGCACTTCAGCTCAGAAGACCCATCTTGGACCTCTGACCCCCAGAACTGCAGGAGAATAAATGTAGGTGGTTTTAAGGCACCAGGTTTGTAGTAAATCGTATCCCAAGGACACTCCCACCCACTTCCCCCAGCACAAACCTGCAACACAACCCCCCAGAGCAAACATGGAGATGCTGCTCTCCCGCCACAGCCCAGACCAGGGTCCCCCACTCTGGCCAACGccctcccagaaaacaagagaaCCCCACTCCTGACGCCCCAGGAGCCAGCCTCTCCGCCTGCCATGTCCCAGCATATTCTCTGCTTCCCCCAAATACCAAGGGCCCCCTAGTCCCTCAGTAAAATGCCTTCAGGGAAACCACACCCATGTTTTCACTTCCCCTCCCATGGCAGCAGCCAGGCTGTGCCAGGAACAATCCCTCCTGTCACCCACCTAAGCAACCAGTTCAGCCAGCATGTGTGCCCCGCCCCATCCCTTGCTCACTCCTGCTCCAGCCAAAATGCAGGGTTTGGGGCTCAACCCCCAGACAGAAGCCAACCCTTCCTGCTGGCTGGAGGCCTGGGGCACAGGCGAGCCCCCTCTCAGAGCCAGTTTCTCCAGGATGCCTGGCCAGAGCCCGGGAAAGCACgggatggtggtggggggggttgtACAGCTGCAGGTGGGTGGGCAGATGTCCGTGGTCTGGTGCAGCTGGAGGCTCCCAACACCCTCCCAGGGAGCcgtgccccctccctcccagcctgcaCCCAAGCCTCCTGCCGCCCCCTCCCCTCAATTCCCATTAAGAGTCCTCAACACTAATCGATGCGGTTGACTCAGCCCCTGGCCTCGCCTCCTAATGAGGCCTTTGTGCCTGTAATTGGCTATCTCCAGGTGCTtttctctgccccccccaccatgcTGCCCTGTCCCATATCCCAGGTCCAACTATGTGCTAATTGGGTCTCTGGCGAGAGGCACGCATAAAGccccccccccttcccttcctgtatCAGCCCCCACCCACGAGTTCCTCGAAGCTCAGCATCCAGCCTCCAGGAGGTAGGGATGGGGCTTAGGAAGGAGGACGGGTCCTAATTCCCTGGGCCTGAGCCTCCTCCAACCAgagccctgcctcccctccagagttggcctgcccctcccaaaggGCCACTCTCCTCCCCTGTCTGCTTCGCTCCCCAGCCCTGCGCTCCCAGCCctggctgcttctctctcctctgagTTAGGAGCTGCTTTCTGAGCAGCCGGAATATTGTGGAGAAGCAACGCTGTCGCCCAGCCATGCACCCCGGGGTGCCTGCAGTCCCTGCAGTCTCTGAACCCAGCCCCCGGGAACTGTGTGCCTTCGTGAGCGGGGCCACTACCCACATGCTGCGCACCCTGCACCCCCGGCGGACCCGGCCCCCCAAAAGGAGGCCCAACCACAGGAGGTTTCTGCACAACCAGATCTGCAGGTGAGGGGGGGTGGAAgagaggaggtgggcagaggggggGGCAGACCTCTCAGAGTGGGGGAGATGGGGCCCATAcagaacagagagaaggggacCCCGGGAGGCAATCAACACTCAAGATGCATCTATTGAGCACTAACTGTATCCCGGGCCCACGAGATCCATCGTGCAAGGCAGACAGAAGCCCCTGCCTTCATAGAGCTTGGGCTCCAGCACGAAGGCAGCTGGTCAGGGACAGTGGATAAAGTAAGTGATACATGGATGGACCTCGAGaacatgatgctgagtgaaagaagcccaaCACGGAAGGCCATGTATCGCCTGATGCCATTCACGTGAAACGTCCAGAACAGGCAGGGCCGGAAAGTCAGGGAGTGGTGCTGGGGGAGGGCCTCGGGGCTGCTTTCTAGGGTGACAAAAGGTTCTGGAACAAATTAGAGGTGGTAGTTGCACATTGTGAAGATACgaaatgccactgaattgcacactttaaaGTGGCCCGTTTTAAGTTCTGTGAATTTtacctccatttttaaaaatcatatggcATGCTATGAAGTGGTAAGGGCTATGGATGGCATGCTGGGGGAGGACTGGCCTTTTAGGTAAAGTGGGTAAGGCTCTATGAAGAAGGTGACAACTGAGCCAAGACCTGAGTGAAGCCAGGGAACAAGATTGATGCCTGAGGGAAGAGCATTCCAAGCAAGAGACAgccctgtgcaaaggccctgaagcaGGAACATCCCTGGAATGTCTGAGAAcaagtgtggctggagcagagtgcaagggggagggaaacagaaagaaggaGTTCCCCATTTAGCACTATACCATTCagtctctgggcctttgcacatctGTACCCTTTGTAGGGCAATATCCTTCCCTGTCTCTGGGAACGTAGAAGGGGACCTGAACTCCTTCAGGTCTGTGCTCATGCTTGTCCCTCTCACACTCCACCCAGCCCCATCCCACCTTGCCCTGTGCTCTCCCCTCCTGCTGTGACAGTAACCTGCTTAAGAGCACCTGCTGTGGGCCAGGTCTATGATACTAAGGGTTTGACATACAATACGTTACTTAACACTCCCAGTGAATCTGCTCAGTAGGTTGACTTTGTCCCTACATTACAgacaggaggctcagagagattctACAACTTATCCAAACTACATAGTTGAAGAATGGATTCAACCCAGCCACTCTGAGTCCAGAGCCCATGCTCTGTACCACTTTGCTGTCCTGCCTGGACTTGGGACttgggatgatgatgatgatgatcacaTGACAATGACGATCATCACATGACAATAACAATGATGTGATTatggtgatgacgatgatgatggtggtgatggtgatggtgatgatggcgatgatgatggcggtggtgatggtgatggtggtagtgacggtgataatggtgatggtgatgatggaggtgatgttggtgatggtgatgatggtgacaatggtggtggtgatggtgatggtggtgatgacgttggtgatgatggtggtaatggtggtgatggtgacggtgatgatggtaatggtgataatggtggtgatggtaatgatggtgacgatggtgacggtgatgatggtgattatggtgatggtaatgatggtgacgatggtgatggtgacaatggtgatggtgatgatggtgataatggtggtgcttgttctaagcactttagtATAAACTTATCACACTCACTCACAATGAACATTAATCCCCCATAATAACCCTAGGAGGTAGATGCTATTATaatcctcatttttcagatgaggaaactgcacagagaggtaaagtgacttgcccaaggacctGCTTTTTTCAAAGCAGGCTTTTCTCCCCACCAGCCTAGGACCTTGCTCCGAGAGGCATTGGAATCCAATCTGAGTAAATAGGAGCCTGGTCCCACCTAACTCCCGCCTCCGCACTACAAGCCGCCTTCCTCCAGGATGCCCATCCCTGGCCACGCCCAGAATGGTCCCAGCCACCACCCTACACACCCATTATTGAAGAGGAAAACACGCATCTCTTCAAAGAGGGTCCAGCACTAGGTCCCAGGGGCTTCTCACTGCTCTTCAGCCCCTCATCAACCACTCCAGGACCTTCCCCATCTCCAACCCCATCTGGGTTCCCCGCCCACCTCCAGTCCGGACCCTGGATTGATGCCAGCCTCTCACCTCCCAGGTTGTCCATCTACTCTTccccatcagcctccctgctcccccaggaCCAACTTATCCCCTGTAGCATCCCAGACATTcccagccccatgtctggctctgacACACACTCCCTGGAGACCCAGGCCACCCACGAGTTGTCTCATGGGCAGCCCAGGGAAGCTCTGCAGCATATCCCCCTGGGCACCCAGCCTCGACCGGAGAAAATCCAGGTCAGAGGCAAACCATCCTCGGCACCTTCCCACCCaggtcctcctcctccctccagatCCCCTCAGGCCCTGCTCCCTCAAGGGCCCCCTCCCACCCATGCATGTGGATCTTTGACTTTTTATTGTGAAGAACTTCCAACCTACAGAAAAGTCAAGACAGCGGTCTAACACAGCAGTTCTCAAAAAGTGGTCCCCAGACCTGCAGCGTCAGTCCCTCAGCACGGTGTGGGCGTGTGCCAGAGACACAGATCCGTGGACGCCACCCCAGGCCTGCAGAACCCAAACCTCGGGGGCCCAAGGGCCTGTGTTGCCAAAGCCCTCCAGAGGTTCCATTGTgcactcaagtttgagaaccgctGATCTAAAGATCACTCACGTACCATCAATCAGACTTCACTGCCCATAACATCCTAGCCTATTCCCTTCCTCTATCTTCTTAAAATAGCTCAAACAAATCACAAATGTCATGACTCTTCAGCCCTAAATGTCATTTATACCAAGTCTGTTCAAGTcaactcctcctctctctcttcccacccccatcctgTGCCATTTAACCTGACCTCccatttctgaatattttcccTGGGGACTCAGAGAAAAGCTTCTCCCTGGCATCAAAGAGAGTTCTGGAGTGGTAGCTCACACTTTTTTCTTGGCGTAAAATAGacgtaacataaaattcaccattttgaaTGTCTTAGAGTGTACAGTTCATTAGTGTTTTGTATATTCATAATGTTTTGCAAGCAATTACCTCTATTgggttccagaacattttcatcccccGCAAGGAGATCCCATACCCATTGCTAGTCGTtcccatgccccctcccccaggaccgACAACCACCAGTCCACTTCCTGTCTCCAGGGACTggtctgttctggacatttcaagTCAACAGAAGCATACAAGGTTAGCTACCTGTTTAAATAAAACCTCTGCTGGAAGTTTAGCAACTACAAGAAATGCACACAGCACCAGCACAGAGCTTGACGAATTTCCCCAAAGGGAACCCACTAGTGTAAACAACACTTGGATCCAGGAACAGGGCCCTTCGTGCCGCCAGAGGTGCTCATGGGGTCTCCTTCCCATAAGCTGCCCTCGTGATTTCTCATGTTCTAAGGTACTGAGGGTTCAACCTCCAGCCTATGAATTTCAGGGAGACATAACTGAGCCCATCACGGTTTGTGAGTTCCGTCCACACAGTTCTTGACGGGAAGGAACGCTAAGGGGAGGCCAGTGCAGTGGCTCTTGTGGTCATCCAGATGGGAAAGTTCACCAAGTTCACCAGGGATTGGTGGAGATGCGGAGGTGGGCAGATTCAAGAGCTCTGTAGGGAGCAGAATCCACAGGGCGTGACTGTTACACATGCCCCCCAGCCCACGGCATGCCTTGTGtggaagacactttttttttttttaagattttttttaatttatttgacagagagaaatcacaagtaggcagagaggcaggcagagagagagaggggaggaagcaggctccccgtggagcagagagcccgatgcggggctcgatcccaggaccctgggatcgtgacctgagccgaaggcagaggctttaacccactgagccacccaggtgcccctggaagacACTTTTTAAGGCACCCTTTCCTTCAgatgttttttacttttatatgttGGGATGTGGCCATAATAAGTCTAAATGTCAAAAATGTGCATTGTCCTGAACCAGAGGTGCCACCTTGTGCAGTACACAACCCCCACAGCTGTTCAGAGCTTCCCTGTGAACAGGGTTAGAAAAACTGAATCGTCAGACTCAAGAAAGTGAAACCAGGTAGCCTAGAGTAGAAAaatggagaggaggagaagggaaaaactGGTCCTGGGATGGCatatgggggcgggggggatgctTCATGGCTAGTAATGCTTTCTCCCTGCAGGCAGTTTGCCAAGATTGAAGCTGCCACCCAGGAGCTGGCCCTGTCTATCCTGTCCCAGGAGGCACCTCCACAGAGACCTCCGCCCCGAAGACCACCCCCACCGCCTCCGTCCCCCTTCCTGGGGGTGGCCTGTGCTGTGGCTCCCACCGAGGCACCCTATGCCAGCCCCAGCCTGAGCCTCGCGGCCCTGGACGCCTCCACCCTCGACCTCTTTGATGATATTGAACTCACCCCAGAGTGTCCCTCAGTGCCATCTGAGTTGTCCTGCTGCACTTGGGGCCAACCAGACCTGAGGCAGCCTTCACATTTCTataatcccccaccccctccctcaaaTGCCCTGGAGGGTGTGGACGGGCCCTGGGCTTCAGAGGGGGATTGGGTGGGCAGGTGGGAGGTGCcctgtgcctgccattctcaGGGAATCCCTGAG
The genomic region above belongs to Neovison vison isolate M4711 chromosome 7, ASM_NN_V1, whole genome shotgun sequence and contains:
- the LOC122913410 gene encoding uncharacterized protein LOC122913410; its protein translation is MMQTSARDADRAGTTRGGLESLASQFGRAWAGVLPSQGEAWQSLSFPTCKAGRSVPLQRSGPGALPGRGREGSASDHWGAAKAVSGGPGAEQRRSVQRERTPAGQFWGSEVQDGSSELKCPVPSGGSRREAVPRIFSRLQSRPDVSKLTLQAQRGLHRVPWLRGRGGEDPLEVRAQAQGQPRDLSWPASTPPGPKDSICWPALSLRRWSRTTARAVRPSGCGLGMLYQGAPTPRAVLRCRAGAAHLRVPLLLRRPGNTFTETHRNQV
- the C7H19orf85 gene encoding uncharacterized protein C19orf85 homolog: MHPGVPAVPAVSEPSPRELCAFVSGATTHMLRTLHPRRTRPPKRRPNHRRFLHNQICRQFAKIEAATQELALSILSQEAPPQRPPPRRPPPPPPSPFLGVACAVAPTEAPYASPSLSLAALDASTLDLFDDIELTPECPSVPSELSCCTWGQPDLRQPSHFYNPPPPPSNALEGVDGPWASEGDWVGRWEVPCACHSQGIPEGWGTCSP